From the genome of Colwellia psychrerythraea 34H, one region includes:
- a CDS encoding endonuclease/exonuclease/phosphatase family protein, with protein MWDKKNKIFHYFVNFYFVACCLACLLVTLLPWWPTLNLFIIPKYLLLFGPRWWLLVIVLLMLLFWRFLSKRQFVIFPLLVALAFNYLDFQLPNLATLFANNNDKASQIKVITFNIGGGSKDELQLLVKYMKPDILLLQEALKVNLEVLFDQRYYSECISGLCILSKFPFQQTNRLNRKMFGGWGTFATFYNVITPYGELSLANIHLETPRSVLMGAIYRHPDQQLAESTESNRELEVNLLNLWATNRPYTIIAGDFNMPADENLYQQNFSLLNNVIEVKGFAFNRTKYTSWHGARIDHILYSDDISLSSVEVVERVKGDHRPVMATLVIKAVDR; from the coding sequence ATGTGGGATAAAAAAAACAAAATTTTTCATTATTTTGTTAACTTTTATTTTGTCGCATGTTGTCTCGCATGTTTACTTGTTACCTTGCTGCCTTGGTGGCCGACATTAAATTTATTTATTATTCCCAAATACTTATTGTTGTTTGGTCCTCGTTGGTGGTTATTAGTTATTGTATTGTTAATGCTTCTATTTTGGCGTTTTCTCTCAAAGCGTCAATTTGTTATTTTTCCTTTATTGGTTGCTTTAGCATTTAATTATTTAGATTTTCAACTACCAAATTTAGCTACTTTATTTGCCAATAACAACGACAAAGCTAGTCAAATAAAAGTTATTACCTTTAACATTGGTGGTGGCTCAAAAGACGAATTACAGCTATTGGTGAAATATATGAAGCCTGATATTTTGCTTTTGCAAGAGGCATTAAAAGTAAATTTAGAAGTATTATTTGATCAGCGCTATTATAGTGAATGTATTTCAGGTTTATGTATTTTAAGCAAGTTTCCTTTTCAACAAACAAATAGACTAAATCGAAAAATGTTTGGTGGATGGGGGACATTTGCTACTTTTTATAATGTAATCACACCTTATGGTGAACTTTCGTTGGCTAATATTCATTTAGAAACGCCTAGGTCTGTATTAATGGGGGCTATATATCGTCACCCTGATCAGCAATTAGCCGAAAGCACCGAAAGTAACCGTGAGTTGGAAGTTAATTTACTTAATTTGTGGGCGACAAATAGACCTTATACAATCATTGCTGGCGATTTTAATATGCCCGCTGATGAAAACCTTTACCAACAAAATTTTTCTCTGCTTAATAATGTTATTGAAGTAAAAGGCTTTGCTTTTAATCGCACTAAGTATACCTCTTGGCATGGCGCAAGAATTGACCATATATTATATTCGGATGACATATCTTTATCGTCGGTAGAGGTTGTTGAACGGGTAAAAGGTGATCACCGGCCTGTTATGGCTACTTTGGTGATTAAAGCTGTTGATAGATAA